The genomic window AGAATTTTAATGAGAATTTTTGTGTGGTAATACTATTTTCACGATGGACATAATAATACTTCTTCTCATTGGTTGCAACAACCTTCTGACATTGATCTAGTAAACGAATCATAATAAAGGCATCTTCTGCAATTTTTCCAACTTCAAATCTCAAATGATTAAAGAGCTCTTTTTTATATAATTTATTAACAGCAGTAACTGATAAGACCTTTGCTTCCATAACCATTTTTATAGCTTCTTCCGAAGAAAGTTCCCAAGTTTTAATCTCTGAGACTTGTTTTTCAGGTATTTGATTATAGACATCATAGTGTCCACACATTGATAAATCTGCATTCGACTCTCTTAATTGACGGTAGAGTGTTTCGTACATATCTTCATCAATATAATCATCACTATCAATAAAGCCAATTAAATCTGAACTAGCATGATCAATTCCAGTATTTCTAGCTGCTGATAGGCCACCATTTTCTTTATGAATCACACGAATTCGTTGGTCTCTCAAAGCCAGCTGATCACATAAGTCACCACTCTGGTCTGTCGAACCATCATTAATAAGAAGCAATTCAAAATTGGTATAAGTCTGCTTTAAAATCGACTCAACACATCGTTCAAGATAATTTTCTACGTTGTATACAGGAACAATGATACTAATTTTTTCTTGCATTGTATTCTCCCTTATATTCTGTATAGCTCTTATCCATATCTGCTATTACGGCATCGTGGTGAGGTACTTGCTTGTCTGCCGGAGGCGGTGTCATGTAATCACCAAAAGCTGTGCTAAGATAAGCGTCATAACCAACCGGAATAGGCATTTCTGTGCCTTCGAATGGCAGGAAAATGTTATCTTCAAAAGCCTGAATTGGATACTTATTCTTCATGTATCCTGGCCCTGAACATAATTCTGTAATGCCATCACTTTCAGCTGGTCCATACTTGGTCATTTCTTTCTCAGCCTTTTTCCAGATACGGTAGAGAAGCGACTTAGGAGTTAATCCTAGTAAAATGGTACTACCCCACTTCATGAGAGCTCCATGCTTTTCTGGAATGGTTTGTGCACAAAATAGAGAATAAATCAAAGCCCAGCGGACCTGTTTCTTGCGCTCTGCTAGATTTTTAGGGTAGTAGTCCAAGGGAAGAACATCCAAAGCCAAGCCGTGTGGTAAATCCAAATCTTGTTGATAAGGCTTGATACAAGTCGTCTCCTTATCTCGAATCGTGATAAAAAGGTTACGATCTACATAATCTTTAGAACTCTTTGATAGGAAGTAACGCTTATCCGCATATAGAGGCCATAACTCTGCTAGTTTTTCATAGTCCTTTCGCGGCATAAAGAAGTCCAAATCATCATCCCAAGGGATGAATCCCTTATGACGCAAAGCACCGATAGCACCTCCGCCACATAAATAACAGAGCAAGTCATGTTCTTTACAAAAGGCGACAAAATATTCAGCCATCTCTAAGCTACGGGCTTGAATTGCCTTTAAATCACTCATCTCATTCTCATCCTCTTCTATAGAATTACATCATTTCATTATACCATAAAAATGACCCAAAAATCCATCTGATTATGTAAAAATCAAAGCCTGAAGCACCTATTTTATTAGATGTTTCAAGCTTTGATTTTAATGTTTTTATCATCTAAATCCCATTTGGGCTAGTTTATTCTGGTAGGCTTTTTGATCCACTCGAAGTGCTAGACCTCCATATACATCATAGTCATCTACCCAGTCTCCAAGTTCCGGTACTGTTAGTCTTTCAATACCGTTCTGACCTCCTTCGAGGACGGATAAACCGTTGGTCAACAAGAAAGTATAAGGAAGGTTTGTAGATGTCATGGCGAATACTTTACCAAGTGCTTCTGAACCTGTGAAAAGTTTTGTAGGATCTTTAATTTGCTGTAAAACAGCCGTCATGACTTGTTGCTGTCTACGAGTGCGTCCATAGTCGCCTTCATCATCATCACGGAAACGTGCATAGTTGAGAAGAGTTGAACCGTTCATTTGTTGTGTCCCAACTTTAATAGTCTGTGTAGGTGATTCGGTTTCTGTCGCATGCAAGTCATCACCGACTGTCGCTTCTTTAACTGGAACACCATTTAGGGTTGAAAATTGAGCATCAATGGTCACACCGTCAGGGAAAAGCGTGTCAATAGCAGTCGCAAAGGCTTGGAAATCTACAAGAGCATAGTATTTGATATCTAGGTCAAAATTATCTTTAAGGACCTTACGTACCATTTCAGCCCCTTGTTTTCCTTCTTGTTCACCTAATTCGTAGGCTAAGTTCAACTTGTGGTCAGTTTGTTTTTGTCCGTTAATAACTTGGCTATAACCATCAATATAAACTAGGTTATCTCGCATAAAACTTACAAGCTTAAGTTTTTTATCTTTACCACTTACATTCAGAACCATAATAGAATCTGTCCGTGTTTCTGCACTATTCTGTCCAATACGGCCGTCTGTCCCTAAAATAAGAATATTGACACCATCTCTTGTATCCTGTCCATTGAAAACTTCAACTTGGGCAGCCTTGGCATCTTTTGGTTTGTCTGAATCAGCTGTTTGCATCCCTTTCAAAAACATGATGATCATTCCAACTAACACAAAAAGCAATAAGGTGAAAACCCATCCAAACAAACGTTTAAAAGAGAACCCTCTTTTCTTTTTGAGCTTCTTGACTTTTTGTTTTGGAACTTTATGTCGAGAGCTGCGACTTCTTTTGCCATAAGTTGGAAGGCCTATATTAGATTCTTCTTGAGGGAGTTCTTGCAAATCTTCGAATTCTTCCAAGTCCTCACGATAAACCTGACGAACTTCTTGTTGCGGCTTATCCAATTTAGCTTGTAAAAAAGCAAACTCCCGCTTTTCTTTATCATTTAGATAGTGGATGTTTTTTAATAGATAGTCATAACGTAGTTTCTCATGGTGTGTCAGAGGATTTTCTCTAGTCATTCCTTCTCCTTCCCTTTATCCTGTATGGTATAGATAGGGTAAGCTCCTAGTACTTTATAGTGGATGCCAATCGTTTCTAATTCTTTTTGAGCAAAATGGACCAATTCTTTATCTCTGTAGTCCACATCAATGATAAAAAAGTACTCACCTAGTGCTGTTTTTAGGGGACGACTCTCAATCTTAGTTAGGTCAATCCCGCGCCAAGAAAAGGTAGAAAGCGCCTTATATAAAGCTCCTGGAAGATTGTCTGGCAAGGTAACTGCTAAGCTCATTTTTTCAGTTGCATCTTGTAAAGGAATCTGTGGCAACTCTGCACCCAACACCCAAAAGCGAGTGAAATTGGCTTCCATCTCTTGAATATCTTGAGCAATTAATTCCAAACCATATTCACCAGCCGAACTTTTGGGGGCAATGGCCGCAAAAGGCTGATCTGGATGCTCGGAAACATAGCGCGCAGCGTATGCTGTACTGGCAGTGACTTCTAGTTGAGCATCTGGATAATGCTCATCGATAAATTTCTTTCCCTGAGCCAAGGCCTGCGGATGAGAAAAGATTTTCTCAATTTTAACTTGCCCTGGCACCGCCATCAACTGTTGATGAATTGGCTGCACAATCTCCGCCACAGCTTGAATACGAGCTTGATGAAAAAGATAGTCTAAGGTCTCATGAACACTACCTTCAATGGAATTTTCAACTGGCACTACTGAATAGTCTACCAAACCTTGTTCATAGGTCTTGATAACGTCCGTAATATTTGAAAAAGGCTCTAGTTCCTCATTTGGAAAAGCCGTCTGCACAACATGGTGCGAAAAAGATCCTTTGGGACCTAGATAGGCAATTTTCATGTCAGTTCCTCTATAATTTCCTCTGGGCTTAATCTTGATACATCAACAATCTGACTAGCCACTTCCTCATACCAGATTTGTCTTTCATTAAAAATCGCAGCCAAATCTTCCTTGCTATTGTTTAAAAATAGGGGGCGTTGGTTGTCCTTATCGGCTGAAATACGCTGGTAGAGAGTCTCAAAATCTGCTTTTAGATAGATATTCTCTGGATTTTGCTTTAGTAAGTCTCGATTACGTGGCGAAATAACAATCCCTCCACCAGTAGAAATAACTTTGTCTGTCTTTAGCAGGTCAGCTAGGACTTCTTCTTCTACCTGACGAAAGGCTCCTTCTCCTTTTTCTTCAAAGAAACGAGCAATCGACATCCCCAGTCGTTCTTCCAGCATGGCATCCATGTCTACGAAGTCAGGATCTAATCCTCTAGCGACGGTAGATTTTCCTGCACCCATAAAACCTAGTAAAAACTTAGCCATGAATTAAAGTCTCCAAATCATCAAAGAAGCTTGGGTAACTAGTATTGATAGCTTCGGCACGATCCAATTCGACCTCTCCATCTGCAACTAAAAGAGCTGCAATGGCTGTCATCATGCCGATACGGTGGTCCCCAAAGGTATTGACTCTGGCTCCATGGAGAGCAGATTTCCCTTTGATAATCATGCCGTCTGCTGTAGGAGTAATAGTTGCTCCCATGCTATTTAAAGCATCTGCGACAACTTGAATGCGATCTGTTTCTTTAACCTTGAGTTCTTCTGCATCTTTGATGACCGTTTGCCCTTGAGCTTGGGTAGCAAGGAGCGCGATAATCGGTAATTCATCAATCAAACGTGGAATCAAGGCTCCACCAATTTCTATCCCTTTTAGGTCTGAAGTTCCAACAGTCAAGGTTGCAGATTTGGCAATTGGATCAATATCAGTAATCTCTAATTTCCCACCCATAGCTCGGATAACATCGATAATACCTGTACGTGTTTCATTAATACCGACATTCTTAAGCACCACACGAGAATTTGGCACAATCAAACCTGCTACTAACCAAAAGGCTGCACTAGAAATATCTCCTGGTACGACAACTGTTTGTCCACTAAGTTTCTGTGGCCCTTGAACAGTGATTTTCTTACCATCGACACTCAAGTCTCCTCCAAATTGACGTAACATATCTTCTGTATGATTACGAGTGCACTCCTTTTCAATGATGACTGACTGACCCTGAGCCTGCAATGCTGCAAAAATCAAAGCTGACTTAACTTGAGCAGAGGCAATCGGCAATTCATAATGAATAGGTCTTAATTTTGTTGTCCCTTTTAAGTATAAGGGTGGCAAGTCTCGTTCTGTTTGACCTGAAATGCTAACTCCCATTTTTTTCAAAGGAAGGGTCACACGATCCATCGGACGTTTGGAAAGACTGTCATCCCCAAACATCTCCACTTCAAAGTCTGCACCAGCAAGGGCACCTGAAATCAAACGAATAGAGGTCCCAGAATTCCCCATATCTAGAGCATTTTGAGGAACTTTCAAACCATCCATACCAACACCTTGAATGGTAACGACACCCTCCTTGTCCTCAATCTCAACGCCGAGGTCACGAAATACCTGCATGGTTGACAAGACATCTTCACCACGCAAGATATCATAAACCTTCGTTTCACCCTCAGCCAAGCTTCCAAAAATGATAGAACGATGACTGATGGACTTATCCCCTGGTACGCGAATACTACCATTCAAATGCTTAACGTTTGTTTTTAACTTCATACTAGACCTCATACTGACAATACTTTTTCTTATTTTATCATAAAAAGTCAGAAATTTCTTAAAAATTCCTGACTTTATGAGGTGAATTCTTATTTTAAAAGTTCTGAAATTGGTTCAAAGACAATTTTTTCAATATCAGAAAGGTAGATAGAAAGTTGTTGCTGTTTTGCAAAGAATTCTGACAAGAGAGCATTGCCTTGAATCAACTTACCAAAGTTTTCCATTTTTTCCTGGAAAGAAGCGTCTGGAATTTGACCAGTTTGGGCCATGACTTGGATTTCATGCTGAAAAGCAATATAATCCGCAAAAATTTTGCTAGCTTCTGCATCTGCTTGGATGGCATCTCTAGCTTCCTTAACTGCCTTGTATTCAGGCAATTCGCGTAGTCCACGACTAAGTGCATTTGCACTATCATAAATATTTGACATGATTGTCCCCCTTATTTTATTACGACTGTGTAATCAGTATTTTCTGTAATGACTTGCTCAGCACGTTTTAAATCCTGAGCATTCTTAAATGAAATTTGTAGAATCCCGTGAACATCCTCACGGTTTTCCTCGTTAATATGGATATTGACCAAGGAAGTTCCTCGTAGCAATTCCAAGATACGCAAGATAACATCTTCCTCATCGGGAACATCGACATAGAGGTCATAAGAACTGTCAACACCGCCACGTTTATGGATTTCCATAGCTTGGCGTTGTTCCCGCGCTTGATTGAAAAAGTTCCAGATTTGGTTTTCGTCACCCTTACTGATAGCTTGCTCAATCTCGTCCAAACGCCCCTTGAAATCCTCGATGCGTTCAATAATGGTCTCCCGATTGGATAAGAGGATAGAAGTCCACATTCCTGGCTCACTTTCGGCAATTCGAGTCATATCACGGAAACCACCTGCCGCAAAACGTCGGGCCATCTCATGCTCTTCAGCATAACTGGCAGTTTGTTCCATCAATCCTGATGCTAAGATATGCGGAAAATGACTGATCTGAGAAGTCACTCGGTCATGCTCTGTAGCATCGATTTCAATGAAACGAGCGTGAAGACCTGACAGCAAGCCCTTCATTTCTTCGAGCGTATCCTGGGTTGTTAAGCTCGAAGGCGTAAAGATATAGTAGGCATTTTCAAAAAGATTAACATCGGCAGAAGCGGCTCCTGTCTTATGACTCCCTGCCATAGGATGAGCCCCTACAAAGCGAACAGGCTTATCTGCAAAACACTTATCTGCTGTAGCCACAATAGCTGACTTGGTCGATCCAGCATCGGAAATAATGACGCCTTCCTTTAAATCTAAGCTTGCCAACTTCTCGATAAAATCAAGTGTTTGTTGGATAGGAAGTGACAAAATAATAATATCCGCTAGTGGAGCAAAACTAGCAAAATTATCCGTCGCACGGTCGATCATTCCTCGCTCCAAGGCAATATCTCTGGACGCCTGACTACGATTGTATCCCAAAATCTCATAATCAGGATGATCTCTTTTGATGCCCAGTGCCATTGAAGCACCAATCAAACCAAGCCCTGCGATATAGATGGTTTTTGCCATAAGAACTCCTTAATAATTCTTTGTATACTCCCGATGATTAGCAACAGCTTCTTTTAATTCTTCCAGATTATCTGAGGAGAATTTCTCTAGAATTTCTTGGGCCAAGACCGTTGCTACGACTGCTTCCATAACGACACCAGCCGCTGGAAGAGCAGTTGGATCACTTCTCTCCACCGTTGCCTTATAAGGCTCATGGGTTTCAATATCAACGCTCATCAGTGGCTTATAGAGTGTTGGAATTGGTTTCATAACCCCACGGACAATAATCGGTTGGCCGTTAGTCATACCACCTTCGAAACCACCAAGATTATTAGTACGACGAGTATAGCCATCTGCTTGTGACCAGAGGATTTCATCCATGACTTGACTACCCTTGAGATAACCTGCTTTAAAACCAAGACCAAACTCCACACCCTTAAAAGCATTGATGGAAACAACTGCTTGAGCTAATCTTGCATCTAGTTTTCGATCCCATTGGACGTATGAACCCAGACCAACCGGAACACCACCGACAACCGTTTCAACAACTCCACCAATGGTATCACCATCGCGTTTGATTTGGTCAATATAGTCCTTGATCTCCTGCTCACGTTCTTGGTTAACGATAGAAACTTCTGACTGGGCAGCTAGTTTCTTAATCTCTGTGACTGTCAAGTTTTCTGGAACATCGATTTCCTTACCACCAAAGACAACAACATGGTTAGCAATTTCAATATCAAGCTCAGCCAATAGTCGTTTAGCCACAGCCCCGACTGCTACTCGCATAGTCGTTTCACGGGCAGATGAACGTTCTAGGGAATTTCTCAAATCATCAAAGCGGTATTTGATACCTCCTACCAAGTCAGCGTGACCAGGGCGAGGATGAGTGATTTTTCGTTTGCTTTTAAGTTTGTCTTCAATATCCTCTGTTGACATGATATCCAACCATTTTTGGTGGTCTTTGTTAATAACATCCATGGTAATGGGAGCCCCTGTCGTCTTTCCATGACGAACACCAGAAGTAAAGACAACCTGATCACTCTCAATCTTCATGCGGCCACCACGACCGTAACCTCCTTGGCGACGTTTGAGATCCTCATTGATATCCTCGGCAGTTAAAGGAAGGCCTGCTGGAATTCCTTCAATAATCGCTGTCAGACGAGGACCGTGTGATTCTCCTGCTGTTAAATATCTCATACATTCTCCTTATTTTACCAAGTAATCTTTCATTTCTTCGAGTGAGACGGCGTGAATAGTAGCTGAACCAAGCTCTGGTACCAAAACTAACTTCATAGTGTTTCCACGCGCTTTTTTATCATGAGTCAAAGCCTGATAAAGCTTATCAACATCCCAGTTTTCATAATCAACAGGAAGGCCAAATTTCTGACACATTTCTCGGATTGACTGAGTGATTCCAACTGGCATAAGGCCTTTTTGTTCTGCGACCTTTGAGACCTGAACCATTCCCATCGCTACTGCCTCACCGTGCATGACACGTCCATAACCAGCAGTTGCTTCAATAGCATGACCAATTGTGTGACCATAGTTTAGATAGAGACGAATGCCATTGTCCAATTCATCTTCAACTACCATCTTGCGCTTGACCTGGCAAGAGTGCTCAATCAAACTTTCTGAATGTTCCAAAATGCTTTCCACAGAACCATCCATTTTAGATAATAGGTCCCAAAGCTCTGGATCTTCGATGAGGCCATACTTGATGACTTCACCCATTCCTTCAATCAATTCTCTCTTCCCTAAGGTTTCAAGAACAGTTGGGTCAATCAAAACACCATCAGGCTGGGCAAAAGTTCCCACCATATTCTTAGCAAAAGGAGTATTCACTCCTGTCTTACCACCGATTGAAGAGTCGACTTGAGCAGTCAAACTGGTCGGAATTTGAACAAAGTGAATACCTCGCATATAGGTTGAGGCTACAAAGCCAGCCAAATCACCAACGACACCACCACCTAAAGCTACGATGCCGTCACTGCGAGTCAAGTCTTGCTTAACTAGAAATTCATAAGCTTTTTGAACCGTGGTTAAATTTTTTCGCTCTTCACCCTCTAGGAAGTCAAAAACCGCCACTTGAAAACCAGCATCCTCTAGGCTCAATTTAACTTTTTCTGCATAGAGAGAAGCCACATGGTTATCGGTAATGATAACGACTTTTTGCGGTTGCCAAAGTTCCCGCAACCATTTTCCTGCTTGAGACAGGCATCCTTTTTCAATCTGAATATCATAGGGATGGTGGGGAAGGTCTATTTTGATTTTCATAGCAGTTCTCCTTTTTCATTTTTGATACTTTTGTTTTAATAATTCCCAGATTTGATCTGTTGGCATTTCCTTACCGGTCCATAACTGAAAAGCTTCAGCTGCTTGGTAAAGCAACATGCCTAGGCCATTAACAGCGTGATTTCCCTGGCTCCTTGCCCACTTTAGAAATGGTGTTTCAAAGGGTTGATAAATCACATCTGCTACCAATAGCTTTTCTGGTAAAACAATACTTGTTGGGATTGGCTGAGATACTCCATCCATACCCACACTGGTCGCATTGACTAAGAGATCAGCATGAGTGATGCTGCCTTGAAGGTCTTGACGATCTTCTAAAGCAAATAACTCTACTCTAAATCCTGTTTCATGCTGTAGCTTCTCTAAGTAAGGTTTTGTTTTTCCCATCGAAGCCGAGCGTACAAAGACAGAAATCTGGTCTACTCCATCCAAGATTGCCTGTGACAAAATTGCCTTGGCTGCGCCACCTGCTCCTAACAAGACCATTCTTTTCCCTGATATTTTAAAAGAAGGCAAGCTCTTAAAGAATCCCTTGCCATCTGTGTTATATCCGATTAAAGTTCCTTCTCGATTCACCACTGTATTGACAGCACCAATCAAACGAGCTTCTTCGCTCAACTCATCCAGATAAGGAATCACTTGCTCCTTGTAGGGCATAGAAAGATTGATTCCATACATCTGATAGCGACGAATATTGGCAACTGTTTCAGCCAAGTCAGTTGCCTCTACTTCCCAAGCAAGATAAACACCGTTAGTATTTGTTGCTTCAAAAGCGCTATTGTGAATAAAGGGAGAAACGGAGTGTTTGATGGGATTTGCGACTACAGCTGCTAAACGTGTGTAGCCATCAATCTTCATTTAGAATCTCCCGAATTTTTTTCATGCTAGATAGAGAAATCTGTCCTGGAGCACTGGCTTCATCCAGACTTGCAAAAGACCAGCTAGAGCCCGTTACATCCGAAGTAATACGTGAGACCTTACCCACTTTCCCCATAGAAATGGTTACATATTCTTGTTCAGGGTTCAATGTTTTAAAGCCACGTGTAAAGTTCATCAAATCCAATACATCTTGTTCTGTATGAGCCATAACTGCGATTTTCACAACTTTAGGGTTTAAACTTGTCAACTCAGACAAGATTTCCATTAGATTTTCAGGTGTTTCTTGGAAATTATGGTAGCTCAAGACAAGGTTTGGAAATTCTAACATTTCCTCAAAAACATCCCTATAGCTAAAATACTCAAAATCAATATAATCTGGTTGATAAAGCTGGGCTACTTCCTTGATAATTTGAACATATTCTTCTGAAGAGAGTTCAATTTGACCACCCTCAGCACGAGTACGCAAGGTAAAAACAAGCTCACGTCCTGCAAATTTTTCGAAAATAGCTGGTGCTACCTGCAAAATAGCTTCCTTTGGTAAGAAGTCAGCTCGCCATTCGATGATATCGGCATCATGGTACCGCATCACATCAATAGCCTGAGCCTCCTCTAAACTTCTTGGCATTACGGAAACAATTAATTTCATTTACTAACCTTCATGGTAATCACTTTGAGGTAATTACTACTTTCATCTTTTTCGTTGTAGACAAAGTCTGCTGGAAGTCCATACTTTTGAAGGACCTGATATTCTCTACCTGCAAATCCTTTGTCGATTTGTTCTGTGAATTTTTGACGGGAAACATTAGCAGCATTAGTACTAGCAATAATGATTCCACCTGGATTTAAAATCTCTAGGCTTTGGGAAATCAATTTATGATAATCCTTAGCTACAGAGAAGGTTTGTTTTTTATTTCGGGCAAAACTAGGCGGATCCAGAACAATCACATCGTAGCTCAAACCCTTCCTCTTAGCATATTTAAAGTATTCAAAGACATCCATGACAAGCAATCGATGATTGTCTAGACTCAAACCATTAGCATGAAAATGAGCTTCTGATAGTTCTCTCGAACGCTTGGCTAGATCCACAGAGGTTGTTTCACTAGCTCCTCCCATAGCTGCAGCGACTGAGAAGGCTGCTGTATAGGAAAACATATTGAGCAAGGATTTCCCCATTGCTAAACCATCAACTAAGCTCCCACGAACTTCATGCTGATCCAAGAAGATCCCTGTCATTAGGCCGTCATTCATAAAGACTTGGTACAAGACTCCATTCTCAAGAACAGTGAAATATTCAGCTGCTTCTTGACCATAGATATGGGCAGACTCATAATCTAGACCTTTAAAGCGAATCTTTTCATAGGCACCCAAGACTTCTGGAAATACCTGAGCAAAGGCTGCCATAATCTCTTGGCGAAGACCATAGATATAGGAGTTATACCAAGAGAAAACAACATAATCTCCGTAGAGGTCCAGAGTCATTCCACCAAAACCATCGCCTTCTTGATTAAACAAACGAAAGGCAGTTATCAACTCATCCTGATAGTAGGAAGAACGTTTTTGTTTGGCTTTTTCAAATAAGCTTTCAAAGAACTTTTGATTAAAAGAAACTTTCTGGTTGGTTACAAACCAACCAATCCCCTTGTTTTGACTGGATAAATAAGCCTTCCCTAAAAATTTTTTGCTTTGGCTGAAAAGCTCAACTTCTTGATTAGTTTCAGATAGCTCTGGAAAATCAATCTCTTCTAAAACCATCTGACCCTTATTCAGCTTTTTTTCGACACGCCGGCTGACGAATACTTTTTTCATAGATACAATTATATCAAATTTGTTGAAAATTCACAAAATAGAAAGTGATTTCTCCATTGATTCCATAGGAATTGAAGCTATTTTTCACGCTTTTTCATCAGATAATAACTCTCTTCCGCATTTTAAAAAGTTTTTTGTAAAAAATGGACATAAAATGGCTAGAGTATATTTTCTAGCGCAAACGTTTGCGTATTCCTTAGCTTTGTGGTAAAATGATTGTCAAATTGTTAAGTATGAGGACTTTCTATGAAAAATCAAACCCTAATGCAATATTTTGAGTGGTACCTT from Streptococcus sp. oral taxon 061 includes these protein-coding regions:
- a CDS encoding shikimate dehydrogenase, producing the protein MKIDGYTRLAAVVANPIKHSVSPFIHNSAFEATNTNGVYLAWEVEATDLAETVANIRRYQMYGINLSMPYKEQVIPYLDELSEEARLIGAVNTVVNREGTLIGYNTDGKGFFKSLPSFKISGKRMVLLGAGGAAKAILSQAILDGVDQISVFVRSASMGKTKPYLEKLQHETGFRVELFALEDRQDLQGSITHADLLVNATSVGMDGVSQPIPTSIVLPEKLLVADVIYQPFETPFLKWARSQGNHAVNGLGMLLYQAAEAFQLWTGKEMPTDQIWELLKQKYQK
- a CDS encoding class I SAM-dependent rRNA methyltransferase, whose protein sequence is MKKVFVSRRVEKKLNKGQMVLEEIDFPELSETNQEVELFSQSKKFLGKAYLSSQNKGIGWFVTNQKVSFNQKFFESLFEKAKQKRSSYYQDELITAFRLFNQEGDGFGGMTLDLYGDYVVFSWYNSYIYGLRQEIMAAFAQVFPEVLGAYEKIRFKGLDYESAHIYGQEAAEYFTVLENGVLYQVFMNDGLMTGIFLDQHEVRGSLVDGLAMGKSLLNMFSYTAAFSVAAAMGGASETTSVDLAKRSRELSEAHFHANGLSLDNHRLLVMDVFEYFKYAKRKGLSYDVIVLDPPSFARNKKQTFSVAKDYHKLISQSLEILNPGGIIIASTNAANVSRQKFTEQIDKGFAGREYQVLQKYGLPADFVYNEKDESSNYLKVITMKVSK
- the aroD gene encoding type I 3-dehydroquinate dehydratase, giving the protein MKLIVSVMPRSLEEAQAIDVMRYHDADIIEWRADFLPKEAILQVAPAIFEKFAGRELVFTLRTRAEGGQIELSSEEYVQIIKEVAQLYQPDYIDFEYFSYRDVFEEMLEFPNLVLSYHNFQETPENLMEILSELTSLNPKVVKIAVMAHTEQDVLDLMNFTRGFKTLNPEQEYVTISMGKVGKVSRITSDVTGSSWSFASLDEASAPGQISLSSMKKIREILNED